TCCCCGAGCCAATAATGGTGAATTCCAAGCTGACTTCTTGGGATAAGGAAAAAATTCATGAAGTGGTTGCTAAGCTATTTCTCAGCAGCTAGGCCAACCTTTCTGAATATTAGGACCTTTAGAGGATCGATGCCTAATGTGAATGCTGCCGAATAGATAAGGGAAAAGAGGGAGGCTGTCAGTGGAATTGGCTTGACGATCAACCCGAGGGTTCCAAGGGCAAGAAAGGCAGCTATGACCCCTATGATGGAAATTGATAGTTCCCTTCCCGGCCTTGTTCTCCAGAACCACCTTCTCTCCCTCACAATTAGGACTCTGAATTGGCTGGTGAAGACCATTACCAGCAAAATGAATGTCTGCATCTCATGCTGACCGAAGGCAAATAGCCTAAGTCCCAGGTATATGGCTATGAGAGCTTCAAAGAGAAGAGCTATTCCAATTATTGAGGAAGATATCATTAGATTTCTTATGCTCCATTTGTTTGGACTGAGTGAGGGTTCTGCATTGTCTGTAGCCAATGACATTGTGGCAAAATCATTGGCAAAAATCAGGAGGGCCATTCCCATTAGAGTAAGGACATCGTAGCGCAGCCACATCAGGCCAAGTACCAGCAGTAATGTAAACTGAATTACCTTTGCAACCTTGTTCAATATCCATGTGAGCGCTCTCTGATATACTTCCCTGCTCTGAATTATAGCATCCACTATTCCCTTGAGTCCAGGAGTCAGAAGAACTATGCCTGCTGAAGCCTTAGCAACATCTGTGGCATTGCTCACCGCTATTCCAAGCTCGGCCTGCCTGAGGGCAGGAGCATCGTTTACTCCATCTCCCGTCATTCCTACCATGTGCCCTCTATTCTGAAGCCCCTTCACAATTGAATATTTATCTTCTGGATAGACCTCTGCAATGAAGTCCACCATCTCTATTGTTTGAGCAAATTTCTCCTGATCGTAGGACTTTATTTGCGATAGGGATGCTCCCTTGTCCCCTATTCCTACTTTCGCTGAGACCTCCTTCGCTATGAGGAAGCTGTCACCCGTCAGCATCTTGGGCTTTATGTATATTTCCTTGAGCTTTCTTATCAGTTCTGCTGAGTCTGGCCTTGGGGGGTCTGAAAGTCCTATTGCTCCTACTATCTTCATTTCTCCTCCTTCTTCTCCATATGAAACTAGAAGAGTCCTCAGACCCCTTGTAGCAAGATCCTCAATAATTTTTTCCAAATTTTGAGATGCCTCCTTGCATAGATTCTTTATTATCTGGGGTGCACCTTTTGAGACGCGGATTCTCTTCCCATCAAGTTCCACTATTCCCTCAGATCTCTTGAGGGAAGGATCGAAAGGAGTAAAAGATAGCTGTTTTCCCCTTGGCACAATCCCTAGCTCCTTGGCCTTCCTTGCTATTGCAGCATCTATTGGATCTCCAGTTTCTGTACTGCTTGCATATAGGGCAAGCTCCAGGAGCTCCTTCTTATCAATGGAACCCAGGGGGATCAGCTCTGTTACTTCTATGGATCCCATTGTAATTGTACCAGTTTTATCTAGGCAAAGCACATCCACCGAGGCCGCATCCTCAACTGCATCAAGCTTAGCAACGAGAACGCCCTTCTGTGCCAGCTCTCTTGCTCCTGCTGCCTGCATAATTGTCAGAACTGCGGGGAGAGCTACTGGGACACAGCCCATTAGGATAGTTACATCGAATGCTATTATTGAGATAAGTTCGTTCTTTAGTCCTGTAAGATAAGTGAATATGCTGGCTACTATCATAACTGCAATGCCCAAATACATTGAATATTTAGTTATTGAGAGCATTATCTCCTGCTGATGTGACTTTGGTCTCGCTATTCTGACGAGTTCAACGGTCTTTCCAAAATAGGTGTTCTTTCCAGTATTAACAACTAAGCACTTTGCCTTTCCTCTCCTCACAACAGAACCTGAAAATATGACGTCTCCGGAAGAGAGATCCACCGGAAGGCTTTCCCCTGTTAGAATGGATTGGTCCACTGAAATGCTTCCTTCAAGGATTTTGCAGTCCGCTGGAACTACGTCTCCAAGCTCTACTATTACTATGTCTCCTGGAACGAGAAATTTTGCCTCAATATTTTTCAGTCTTCCCGATCTTATAACTTTGGCCCTCAGTGCTAGCTTTGACTTCAGTGTTTCAAGGACCTTCTTGCTCGAGTGCTGATGTGCAAAGCCAACAATGGAATTTATTACGAGTAGAGCTGCTATTATGACAGCTTCAATCGTATGCCCTATTATAAGAGAAAGGGCTATGGCAATTTCAAGCAACCATGGCATTGGACCCCAGAATCTCCTGAGAAATTCGAGCATTGGATTTTCCTTCTTTTCCTCAACAGCATTGAGCCCATAGTGCTTCAATCTTTCCTCGGCCTCTGAATCGCTGAGACCTTCAGCATTTGTGCTCAAAAGCTTCATGGCATCTTCAGCAGAGATTTTCTCGAAGTCCTTTGTAGAAGTTTGCTTGGTGCTGCTCATTGTACAATCACTTCACAGCTTCCTCGCACATTATAGCGTAGCAAATTTAGCTATAAAAAGCATTTTTCGCTCTTAATAATTTTATGAGATTGTAGCATCTTTTAAAATGTCGCACTAAGCTTTCCACTGGAGAGATTGCTTCCAGAGGTCGTAGGATCACTTTTTTGCTTCGAGAATAAAGACCGCTCCCCCTAGCATGTAGTAGCACTTTGCCTTTCCAAATATTTTTTGAAAAAGAAATTTGATTGCTGGAGTGCTCATGAATCTTGTATATGTTCTTCTGAGCTCAATGTATCTGGTTATCCCTCTCCACCCCATCAGCACAGCTCCAGCTATGGCAGGAAGAAAGAGCATGTAAGGCCCTTCCAATATTTTGGAATAGATCCTTTTCCTCAGAGGCTTGCCAAGGTCGAGTATTAGGACAGCTGCTCCCTCTCTCGCCACTCTCCAAGCCTCTTTAGCTGCTCTGAAGTAGTTGATGGCATCCCTGAACGAAAATGAGAACGTTATGGTGGAAATGCTTCCATCCCTGAACGGAAGGGCTTCGAAGACTCCCCTAACAAGCTCTATCCCCTGCCTGTTGCCGTGCCTTCTTAAGGCTTCTTCAAGCATGCTCGTGAGGGGATCCAGGCCAATGATGTAGGATTCTTCTCCGAGGGATTCCAACAGAGCTTTTATTGAGCTTCCAGGACCACAACCAGCATCCAGAACAGGAAATTTAGTCCTCGTTGAGAGCTTTCTCACATTAATCTTGAATATTTCCCTAACATAGACAACGCTGCCAATGCTCATTATCAAGTTTGCTAAATCATAGATTTGAGGAATATCGCTTAGAACCTTTACTATTCTCGACCAGTAGCTGAGAGATACTTGCTTATCGCTGGGAGATGAGGCCAAATTTACTTCCTCATTATGTATTTTGTTTCAAGGCCACTGTCCTGCAGCTCGATGCCCATTTCTCCCAGAGAGCTCCTAATTCTATCAGAAAGCTCGTACAGCCCTCTCTCTCTCAAGCTTCTTCTAACGGCTATTAAGAGCTCAATCATTTGCTTCAGCCTCTCATCTTCCCTAGCGAGAGATGCTTCTTCTGGTACAAAGTCGAAGACCAGATTGGCCTCATGAAGGAAGCTGAATAGCTGTGCTGCTATTGCTGGATTCCAGCTTCTCTTCAATATTGAAAAGTAAATATCGGTTGCCCTCCTCGCGCTTTTTAATGCAGCGGCCGTGTTGAAGTCGTCGCTCATTGCCTCATGAAATTCCCTGTGAAGGTATTCTATCTCCCTTATGACCTTTATCTCATCGTCTTCCAATCGGAAATTCTGGGAGAAATCCCTGAGTGAGGCTCTCAATTCTCTATATGCTGTTGCCAGCCTCTGCTGGTTTGCCTCGTGTTGCTGAAGCGATTCCTCGTTGAATTCAAGTTGGCTCCTGTAGTGAGAGCTGAGGACCCAGATTCTTATAACTTCGGGGCTCCAGCGCTTTAGAACTTCATCTATGTATATCATGTTTCCCAGGCTCTTGCTCATCTTCTCCCCCCTTATGGTGAGCATGCCAGCATGCATCCAATATCTAACCCACGGTCTAATTCCAAACAGAGCCTCAGACTGCGCCCTTTCGTTTTCATGATGGGGAAAGATTAGATCCCCTCCTCCTGCATGTATGTCTATGGGGACCCCAAGATACCTAGAAGACATAACACTGCACTCTATGTGCCATCCAGGCCTCCCTTCCCCCCAGGGGCTGCTCCAATGGGGCTCTCCCTCCTTCATTCTCTTCCAGAGAGCAAAGTCGAATGGATTTCTCTTTTCCCTGAGCGTCTCTTCCTCCTGTCTCCAGCTCTCCATGCTCCTCCTACCTGATAGCTCTCCGTAGTATGGGTATTTACTCACATCGAAATATACGCTCCCATTTGATTCATATGCGTAACCAAGCTCAATGAGTTTCTGAATTGCGGAGATAATCTCCTCTATATGATGGGTTACCCTGGGAGAAAGAGTGGGATATATTTTCAGCTTGCTGAGAGCTTCAAGATATGCTTTTATGTTCTCCTCCGCAACTTCTTCCCATTTCTTCCCAGTCTCCTGTGCTTTTTTTATTATCTTATCATCTATGTCGGTTATGTTCTGTATATGGACTACGTGATATCCCCTGAGCATGAGGTACCTCTTGACGGCATCGAAAGCTATATATGTCCTAGCATGCCCGAGGTGAGATCTGTCGTATACTGTTGGACCGCAGACATACATTCTCACTATTCCAGGCACAGCTGTCTGGAATGACTCGGTTCTTCTAGATGCTGTGTTGTATACTCTCAGCTCTGGCAGACTGCTCATCTTACTGACCTCAGCAAAAATATTGGAAAGAGGATTATTATCGTTTCATCTTGATTGCTATGAGCGCTCCAAATATAATTGTGATTAGGGCAGCTATGGGGAGAGGCACAGATATAGGGATGCTGACGCTGCAGGAAGAAACCGAAGGATCATCCAATGTGAGGATCTGTTCGCGACTCATGAATGAAATGCTCTCATTTGTTGAGCTTCCACAGGTAAGTGTTGAAAGTGTTAGCACGTTGGGCAATCCAAGCAAGGATGTTTGTATAGCTGCTCTAGCCCTAAAGACCCCCCTCCCCTCGATGGGATTGTTTAGAGTAGCATTTGAAAGCACATTGCCCTGAGAGGTTGAGATATAGAGAAGCTGAAATGATAGAGAATATGCATAAATTCCACTATTTCCATGAACTGTGGATGCGAGAGATGAAAGGTTCAAGGAAGTTCCCTCAGGAAGCCAAGCTGTGTAGTTTCCGTTGAGAAGCTGTATATTAACGAGAAACTCCCTTTCATATTTGAGAAGCACATCGACTGGAGAGTTAACAGTGAAGTTTAAGTCCAGGGCTGTTCCATTTGGCAAGAAAGCTCCAACTAGAACGAGCCTCGTATTATTATTAAAAGCTATTATCTTGCTTGAAAGCAAGTTGAGGTTTTCTCCTGGCTCTATCCATACATCGCTCTCATTGAACGGGCTAATGATTTTCACCAAGTATTCTGTAACATATATAGCCTCAAGCCTTCCAGGAGAGCTAAGGCTGAAGGTCTGCGGATTGATATAGGTTCCGTTGAACTTGAGGGAAGAAAGCACCAGAGAAGTTCTGTTTCCAAGATCTATCCTTTCTGGTATAAGCGAGAGGAAATCCCTTCCCTCTCTTATCCATATATTCTTTTCTCCATTATAGGTGAGAAGATCCACAAGATATTCTTTTCCATAAACTAATGTCAGGTTAATTGGGCCGGAAATTGAATAGCTGCTGAAGTCTATTTTATTGCTATCTATGAAAGCTGAAATAAGAACCATTCTCTCGCTCTGCGATAGATATATTGTTGTGTTTATTAGATTCATCAGAGGGGTTCCATCGATTGCCCAAATCGAGCTGTTTCCTAATGGGGAACTTACTCTCACCAGGTATTCTCTAGTATAATTGATGAAGACGACAGTTCCCATGGGGACCGTGCTTCCGTTTACCTCCCTCCCGTCCACATAGGCTCTTGGTAGGATTAGCCTTGTTCCGTTGCCCAAATCGATCTCCTTAAGATATTGAGATATGTCGTTGCTTTCCTGCATGAAAACTCCATAGGGAGTCACTACTATTACGGAGCTCGACCAGAGCTGGTAAGCTTCTGCATTTCCAGGAAGCACAGCTGCTGAGTGGGGGAAAATAGCTATGGAGTTTGCTCTAGCTCTCTCATAGGTAGCAGTTCCAATGCTCCAGGCCGCTAGAGGAGGGATCCAACTTCCAGAAAGATTGTAGTACAGAGAGAGCTCAATGCTTCCTCCACTGAGAACAGCTATTGGCTCTTCCGCTGAATATCCAGCAAATACGAGTTCCAGATCCAGAGGAGTGCCGTACGAAGTCTTTATAGAAGGATCAATGTAGATTTCTGCTCTATTGGCAGGAGCATAGGGCTCTATGAGCACAGAGTCGTAGACTTTTCCATCCAGAATGAAGTTCACAATAATGCTAGAACCTTTAAGAGCAGTGGAAATTGTTAAATCATGGGTTCCAAATGCTATGGTGCCTTCCTTCCCATAGGCATAGTACTGCTCTCCTCCTCCCCAATACCAATATGTTCCTCCATTTCCAACAATTCTTCCCTGAGAAAATTGGGATGGGGCTGATGTGGCATTCCATATATTGTCGATATATCCTAGCATTGAACCATAGCTGCTTTTCCAATTGAGGCAGTTCTGAAGCCAATATATCTGCCTTTTTCCATCAGCCAGATCGACAACGAGGAATGCATTGAGCTGAATGGAGAAGCCGGGAAAAGCCGCTGTGCCATTTGCATAATAGGAAATGGAAGATGGGGGATTGGTTATGTTCACAATGCCTCGCACCGAATTTGTTCTAATCGAATAGAAGAATGCTTCACCGGAGAGGGAGGTAACGCCATAATCAACCACTCCAACAGGTGCTATGCTTCCAAGCTGAGAGATTGTTGCCTTTATATTGCCATTTATCCAGGCTGCTACAGCAGGAGATCCGCAGAGCTCAACAGAGATGTAGCCGTAGTAATCAGCTGGATAGCTTCCAGGATTGTATATGCCTATCTCCAGAATTGCTGGTGTAGAAATGTTTGCAGTGAAAGTTAGGCTCAGATTGCTTGAAGCGCTACTTCTATATATCTCTTTTCCAGTTATGCTATCCTTGATAACTAGTTCCAATGGTTGCGTCGAAAATATAGATGAGAAGATGGAAATGCCTATGCTTCCGGGAGCAGATATGTTTTCAGAGTAGTAAACTTCATAGTTGGGGGCTATGCTTCCGAGCCTCTCATGCGAATAGGTGAAGTTGAGAGTTTCCATGTAGCATTGAAATGCATGCAGAGTTTCCCCCTGTGCCAGTGCTATTTTCCCCGATAGCAGGAGAAGAGTTACCAGCCACAACAGCGCTCCAGCAGTTAGATACCTGTTCATGATTGGGATCCTCACTTTAGAAAATCAGATCTTCTTCAACAGCTCTCCCAGCTTCCTCGCATATTCTTTTAGATTGAGCTCCTTTACCCTCTCCACAGATGCCCTTGAAAGCCTTCTCCACTCCCCCTCATTGTTCATGAGCCTGAGAACAGCATCTGCTGCCTCATCCCCATCCACATATCCAAGGGCATTTCTCCCATCCTCAGCCAGATCGCTCCATGCACCTCCAGATCTGTGAATCACTGCTGGAATTCCCCTGGCCATTGCCTCTGCAACAGCAATTCCCCAGTGCTCGTTTACTGTTGCATGCATGAATACCCTGGATCTGTCCATGATTTTAAGCTTGAGCTCGCTTGGAGCATTGAGCAAGAGGCATATGCTCTCACTGCATTCTTCCTTTTCAGAGATCTTGATCCCCATGCTCCCAGCTAGCTTCATCAGCCTACTCACATATGCTCTGGAATGGGGGGTGGAGGAGGACCCAATTATGTATAGCCTTATCTCAGGATCCTCCCTGAGGAGCCTCGGCAATACCTCCTCTATGACCCAGTGATACCTCTTCTCCTCGCTGTACCTCCCAATCATGACCACGCTCTTCTCCCTCTCCTCAAAGTCCCTTGGCCTCTCAACTATCTCCATCGATGGCGGGATTGGGGGGTTCAATACAGTGGGCTTCTCCCCATACACCTCCCTCACAATGTTTCCAGTCCAAGAAGAGTTTGTTAGAACGAGATTTGAAGCATCAAATGGATTTATACCTGTGAACTGCGGAAGAATCTTCTTGTATACCCACCAGTACAGATTCATCGGAAACCTACCGTACCTTTCGAGAATGTACGGATCGTTTCCATAGAAATACCCCTTCTTTCTGTAATCCTCGTTAACGGCTGCCTCAAGAGGAAAATGAATGTACTCTATGGTCTCTATTCCCCTCTCTCTGAGCTCTTTCAATGCTCTTCGTGACGTAGCCTCATCGGAAAATACTATCTCTGCATTGAATTTCTCAGCTGCTCTTTTCCCCACATTGCCTACGAAGAGCCTTAAGTAAATTCCAAATGCCTTCAAGTCTATTGGATAGCTATATGTTTCAAAGTCTTCCAGGGAAATGCCGTACCATTGGGGATACTTGCTAACATCTATTTTCATGGGTGAGGCGAGGACGGGATCAAATCCCATAGCTTTCAGAGCGATTGCCGTGGATGAGCATACAAGCTCTCCTCCTCCTGGCTCGTTCCAGTAGTGATGAAGAACTACAGCTTTAGCCATCTCAATCAACTACAGAGAATTATTGAATAACTGCTAAAAACGTTTTTTTACTAAGCAGAATTTCCCTTTTTCTTCTATGAGAACTCCATGCTCATTCCAACGTGGATCTGCTTGAACTTTGTCCCAAAGCTCCTCAAGAGCTCACAGCTGGCTCTCAATCCAGTACAGTGACCTGCGCAAATGGCATCGATATCAAGCTTAGAGAGATGGCTTACTGTTCTGATTATCCTCTCATCCGATGCCTCTGCTAGATGAAGGCCTCCTATGATGAACTTTATTTTCGTCTCACCGGTTAGAGCTCTTGCTTTTTCCAGGATGTTTATTATGCCTGAATGCCCGCACCCGGTAACTATTCCAATGCCACTTCTGAACTTTATGACAAGAGCTATGTCATCGGATATGATGTCGCGCTCCAGCACTCCATCCTTTCCAACAAACATATAGGGCTCCTCTACTTTCTCAAAATCATTCCTTCTCTCGATTTCTCCAGTTGTCAGAATGCCTGGGGCTATCTCTACAGGATCTCTGGATAGAATGGGATAGCCTCCCAATCTCTTCAACTCGCCTATTTCTGAAAATGACAAAATTCCAACAGGACGGATGAACGGCTCACTGATGAAGGATGTCTTGAGGGCAAGGGGATGCATTACGATGGGTATTTGCTTTCCTTCAGCTTTTTCGAGCACCTTCAGAAGCCCTCCTGTATGATCCCAGTGTCCATGTGTTATAACAATTGCATCAATGCTCTTTGGATCTATCTCGAGCATTTTCATGTTGAACAAAAGGGCCTCCCCGTTCCATCCAGTATCCACAAGAATCCTTCTCTTCTCCTCCCCCCAAGATGCCTCCAGAAAATATGAAGCGCCGTGCTGAGCGAGAAGTTTCCCTCTGAATCCTACCTGATTGTCCGCCAGGACTCTTATTCTTATTCTATCTACAAATTTATCCTTCATCATTGTCAACTCCCTATTTTTAATATGTAGGGGGTTTCCTATTAATCCGTTGCTTTGCTTCTTTATCTAGTTATTTATTATTTGAAAAATATATGTTAATATATATAATTTAGAACAATTTATAGAAAGATATATAAACTTTCCACTAAATTTGTAGATTAGTGACAAAATTGAGAAATCCATTCGATGAGCTGAACAGAACTGGGCTCACTCGTGGACATTTAAAGCTATTGATAGTCTCAGGATTTGGGTTCTTCACAGATGCATACGACCTGTTTGTAATAGGCGTTGTGCTTTTAATTCTCTCAAGCGATGCCTCTACATCATTTCACCTTGCTGGAAATGAAGTGGGTCTCATAGGTGCCTCTTCCCTAGCATCAGCTATTCTAGGACAGCTGCTATTTGGAAAAATAGCTGATGTCTATGGGAGAAAGAAGGTCTATGGAACAGAACTAGCTATATTGATAGCTGGAGCAATCATGAGTGCTCTTTCATGGAATTTCTCTTCCCTGCTGATTTCCAGGATCATTCTCGGAATAGGAATAGGAGGAGACTATCCAGTGAGTGCCACAATTATGAGCGAATATTCCAATGCGAGGGACAGGGGAAAGCTTGTTGGACTTGTCTTTTCCATGCAGGGGTTGGGCGCTATTTCTGCTGTTCTTGCTGCTTATTTTCTTGCATCGAAATTGCCTGCTGAGATTGCGTGGAGAGCTCTGCTTGGAATTGGAGCAATTCCTCCGAGCTGTGTTGTTTTTCTGAGAAGGAAAATTAGGGAAACTCCGAGATTCTCTCTCTTTGTAGCAGGTAACGAGAAAGAAGCATCAGAGGCCCTGAGAATTGTTTTGGGAGAGAAGGTCAGCAAGCAGATTGAAGGTGTTAGGGGAAGAGGTTCGGCATTTAGCTTCAATGAGTTTCTCAGAGAATATCGAAAGCCATTGATTATAACTTCACTTTCATGGTTTCTCATGGATATAGCATTCTATGGAACTGGAATATATTCTGGTTTCATAGTTTCTCAGATCGTCATGCTGCACTCATTTCAAGGAAGAATTCTAGCAGCGGGGATACCCTATTTCATTGGAGGCTTTGGATACTTCCTTGCAGCTTTTCTAATGGATAAAATGGGTAGGAAGAGGATACAACTGCAGGGATTCTTGGCGATGTCAGTGATATATATCCTAGTAGCGGCTTCTATAGTTGCTGAAGGGAGCAGGATAATAGGATTCTTATTTCCGAGAGAATTAGCGTTTCTGATCTACAGTCTATCGTTTTTCTTCATAAATTTCGGTCCAAACGAGACTACATTCGTTCTCCCATCAGAGCTTTTCCCAACCAAGTTCAGATCCACTGCTCACGGCATTGCATCTGCCTCCGGAAAGGCAGGAGCTGTAATTGGAACTTATCTCATGCCGTTTGCCCTTGAAAGTATTGGAGTGAGAGGAGTTCTGGTGATCCTTTCCATTGTTTCAGTTATCGGAGCCATAATTTCTCTTGGTCTGAAGGAGCCAGCAGGTCTCCCTCTCGAAGTTGTATCTCATGAGATTTGAGAGATCTTCCCCTCACAACACTTCTCGAACCTGCCCACGATGTGGGTATGTAGTGAAGAGACGAGTGAGCAGGGCATTCAAATGCATAAAATGCGGTTTCAAGCTAGATAGGCAGAAGCTGGCATCTCTCACATCTACCTCAAGTACACCAGTATGTTGGGTTTTTCCTGCAGCTGTGAGCCGGAGCTGGATGAAGGGGAGCTATGGGTTGGGGTTACCCTGAATGGGCGGAAACCGATAATGTGAGTACCGATAAAAGGTGCTCCGAGGTCTGTGAAGCCAAGAGTTACATCAGACTGCATCAACTAACATGAAACCCGAACCCCCGAAGGAAATTTACACGATCACTGAAACTATGAGCTGAAGAAAAGGTTATCGATATTTAGTTCAGAACCTTTGATAATTCTGCTAATTTGAAAAATTTATATATAATATATTTAAATTTTTCTTCGGTGATAGTCATGGCAGAGAAAGCTGATAGCGTAGGAAGGGCTCTGGGAAAGCTGATTTTATACATAGTTATTGTTGCAATTTTTCTCGGGATAGTTAATTACTTCTTCAATGTCTTTATACCTCAGATCGGAGAAAGCTATCCAAGCCTAAAAAGCTTAAGTATCCTCAAGGACTATTATCCATATGTAAATGCTATATTGATCCTCATCCTTGGATGGCTAATCATAGTTTCAACGGCAAATGCTTTCTATGCTATGCTGAAACCAAAATACGGGGTTTCAGCAGCAGGAGCGGTCAGAAGTCTTGTGAGGATCCTTGGAATTGCTGCCTTAATAGCTGGGGTTGCTGGAAGTGCTGCAGGAGGAGCTTCTGGCGTGGCCCTAGGTGGGTTCATTGGAATGATAGTCGGATATGCCACACAGCAAGTTCTGGGACAGGCTGTCGCTGGAATCTTTGTGCTAATTTCGAGACCATTCAAGATAGGCGATCTTATCGATGCTGCTGGAGAAAGTGGAGTTGAAGTTACTGAAGTAGCTACCCTTTTCACAATTGCTAGGAGAAAGGATGGCAATGTTGTACTCATACCAAACAATGCTCTGATAGGACAAAAGATAGTTATAAATGCTAGAAAAGAAGGATAAGGAACTCGAAAAATATGCTTCAGTGATTAATTTTTTTAAGGTTTAATCCAATACCCTTTTAGAAGTGTGCGCCGCGGTAGCTCAGCCTGGTTGGAGCGCCGGACTCATACGGAGTATGAAGCAATAGGTCGCTCCTGAGATATCCGGAGGTCCCGGGTTCGAATCCCGGCCGCGGCACTCTTCCTTAAAGCACACTCATCCACTCTGTGTTCTTTTTTTCTCTGCTTCTGAGCTCTTGATTGAGCCAAAAATGAGGGGCTTCTCCTTAAATATTCCATTTGGATTAATTAACAATATAGCTATGATTGAAATACTGAGAAGAAGATAGTCAAGCCAAGCTACATTGAATGCTAGGAAAGATGCCAGCTGCTGCTTATATGTGTAGATCAGTGTTCTTGCTGTAACGAAGACAAATGTTCCAACAACTGGCCCCAAGTTTGTGCCCATTCCTCCCAACATCATCATTACCCAAGGCCAAAATGTCCAGGAAAATCTGTCGAATGCAGTTGCTATGACACCTAGGGTGTAGTAAGCATATAGGCTTCCAGCAAGAGCTGCTGTGGCAGAGCCTATGAAAATTACTGTAGCTCTTTTTGCAGCTATGTCTTTACCCAGGGCACCTGCAGCATCTTCATTTTCTCTTATGGCTTTGAGAGCTCTTCCAAAGGGAGTTGTAAGCATTTTCCAGTATATGAGAAACACGATGATAGCAATGGCGGAGAGCAGAGCCGTGTAGTACAAGTATCTATTTCCACCAAGGGAATAGAAGGGATCTGGCACTTGAACTCCAGAGGTTCCTCCAGCTATTGGCTCATAATTGTAGCCAACAACCCTGATGGTTTCAGCCATCGCCAGGAGAGTGATACCCAGGTAGTCCTCTCTGAGCCTGACTGATGGGATAACGCTCAAAAGACCTATAATCCCTCCTACCAAGCTGGAGAGAGCTACTGTTGAGATGAATAGAAGAGCTGCTGCCCAAGCATTGGAGGATAGCCATGGATTGACTGTGGATACTATAATGTTGTTCTGAGTCACGTAGTTGCTCACTGAAATGGGATTGTTGCCTTGAAGAGCATTGTAGAGAAATACTCCTATCCTTGGAGAGAACCAAGCAGTAAATAGAGCGCCAGAAATTACCGCAAGCATTTTCCCAAAATTTGGAATCCCTGTGAATCCAGCTTCAAGGTTGAGGCTAATTACGACAATGAGATATATTGAGGCCATTGAAATGACTG
The window above is part of the Fervidicoccaceae archaeon genome. Proteins encoded here:
- a CDS encoding branched-chain amino acid ABC transporter permease encodes the protein MASIYLIVVISLNLEAGFTGIPNFGKMLAVISGALFTAWFSPRIGVFLYNALQGNNPISVSNYVTQNNIIVSTVNPWLSSNAWAAALLFISTVALSSLVGGIIGLLSVIPSVRLREDYLGITLLAMAETIRVVGYNYEPIAGGTSGVQVPDPFYSLGGNRYLYYTALLSAIAIIVFLIYWKMLTTPFGRALKAIRENEDAAGALGKDIAAKRATVIFIGSATAALAGSLYAYYTLGVIATAFDRFSWTFWPWVMMMLGGMGTNLGPVVGTFVFVTARTLIYTYKQQLASFLAFNVAWLDYLLLSISIIAILLINPNGIFKEKPLIFGSIKSSEAEKKRTQSG